GCCAGGCACGTGACGAATGTCGCGGCCAAGGTCAGTCGTCGCATCCAGCTCACATCAACCTCCATTCGTTTCACCATTCATAGGGTCCCGTCGATCTCCCGCCGATTCAGGACCGCTTTAGTCGGTGCAACTGTGCTGCCCATCGGCACTCATACTTGAACAGCACGTCATGATGTTGCCGGTCAATGCGTTCCGTATGATGCCTGCCGTGGCAGGTTCAAAGTCTGATCAATTCTACTCAAGCGAGAAGGCAGAATCCCTTGGGATGCTCCCATAGTGTAGGGGTGACTCGGCAACACTTTAGAGGGACCGATCGGTTGACGGCATGCGCCGAACGCTATAGTGTGCCGGCGTATCGTTGGTGATCTTACGGCTCCGTGTGGGTCGCTACAGCGGTCTGTGGCAACGCACGTCGGGCATAACGATGACACTCGCACCCCTTACAATCGCACTGGCGTTGATGGCGGGAATCCTCGCGCAGGCAGTTGCCCACCATCTTCGCATCCCGGGAATCGTTCTTCTGTTGGCCGCTGGGGCCACATTGGGTCCGGATGGTTTGGGATTGATCGACCCGGGGTCGGTGAGCGGGGCTCTTCACGCGCTCATCGGCTATGCCGTTGCCGTCATCCTCTTTGAAGGGGGCCTGAATCTGACGTGGTCGCGCCTGCGGCACGAATCCGGTGTCATTCAGATGCTCATTACGGTCGGTGGACTGGTCACAGCGCTCGGTGCGGCCACGGCGGCGCACTTTGCACTGCAATGGGATTGGCGAACATCGGTCCTGTTCGGAACACTGGTGATCGTGACCGGCCCAACCGTGGTGACTCCGCTGTTGCGTCGCATCAAGATTGACCGAAAGCTTCACACCATTCTGGAGGCGGAGGGCGTGCTGATCGACCCGATCGGCGCGATTATCGCCGTGGTCACCCTCGAGGTCATGCTCAGCCAGGATACCGGCTCATTTGTTTCGGCGCTATGGGGTGGTGCGGCCAAACTCGGGCTTGGCATCGCCATAGGCGCCATGGGGGGGCTGCTGATCGCACTCCTGCTGCGCCCGGCGCGATTGATCCCGCAGGGTCTGGAAAACGTGTTCACCCTTGGAGCGGTGTGGGCGGTCTTTCACGTCGCCGATGCCGTCCAGTCCGAAAGCGGCATTATGGCGGCCACGGCCGCCGGTCTGGTGGTCGGCAACATTCGGTCGCGTGCACTTCGTGAGTTGATGGAATTTAAGGAGGGCATGACGCTCCTGCTGATCGGAATGCTCTTTGTCCTGTTGGCTGCCGACCTCCGAATTGCCGAGATGCGGGAGCTCGGGTGGCCGGGTCTGCTGACCGTGGCGCTGCTCATGTTTGTGGTACGCCCATTAACCATTGCGCTGTCGACGGCGGGCTCGACCCTGAATTGGCGCGAGCGCTTGTTTCTGATGTGGCTGTCCCCCCGTGGGATCGTAGCCGCGGCGGTGGCCACGTTTTTTGCCGAATCGATGGCCACCCATGGAATGCCGGGCGGTGAGATGCTGCAGGCGATGGTCTTTCTCGTGATCGCCGTGACGGTGACCGTTCAGGGACTGACCGGCGGGGCCGTTGCGCGATGGCTGGGTGTTCGGCGCGCCCGCCGGGCCGGGTACGCCATCCTTGGCGCCAATGAAGTCGGCCGGCTCCTGGGACGCCTCCTTCATGACGCCGGCCAGGAGGTCGTCTTTTTGGAATCGAACGCGGACGCAGTCCGCACCGCGCAACACGATGGCTTCCGCGTTGTGTATGGCAATGCGCTGGAAGAAAGTACGCTTCAACGTGCGTCGATGGAAGACGCCGAAGCATGCGTCGCGCTCACTGCCAACGAGGAAGTCAACCTGTTGGTCGTTCGGCGCGTACGACGCGACTTCAGAGTGCCGCGATCCTATATCGTCCGCAGCGGTTCAGTCACCGGGGACATGATACGTGAGAGCGCTGCCCACATCTTGTTCGGAGAATCGCAGGACATCGGTTTGTGGTGTGTCCGGCTGCGACGTCGGATCACGGTCGAACAACGCTGGACATGCGTACGAGCCGACGGGAGACAATGGCCGGCCGGCACCAGGATTCCGGATGTGCCGGAAAACGTCATATTGCCCCTGGTCCTGACACGGAACGGCAGACCGACTCCATTCCATGAAGCAATCACCGTCAGAAAAGGGGATGTACTAACCTTGCTGACACTGTCGGAACACGCCGAGCGGGTGGGACAGTGGCTGGTGAGCCAGGGATGGGCGTCTGGCCCGTCCAATCCGGCGACAGCGCCGACCCGGTTGTGATGGGTGTTATGAACTGTGTGTTCCCTGGCGCCGAATACCATGCCAGCGTCGCCAGGCAAAGTAGGTCGGCAGACTCGCGGCCAACACTACAAGCCCGATGGTCGCATCGCGCATATTGGCCAGATACAATTGGATCATCAGTCCGACAGCGACCAGCAGAAACACCGCGGGCGTGATCGGATAAAAGGGTACGCGGTAGGGGCGCTCGGCATCCGGGCGACGTCTGCGCAGCAGGAATACGGACAGCACGACCAGCACGAACCAAATCATCGCCACAAAAACGAAATAGCGGATGATCTGTTCGAATGTCCCGAACAAACAATACGCCGCCGAGGTAACCGCCAGGATGGCCAGTGAATTCGCCGGCGTTTTGAATCGCGGTTGAACGCGACCCACTGACTCGAAAAACAATCCGTCACGTGCCATCGCAAAAAACACGCGGGAGCCGGCGATGGTCATTCCGTTGACACTTCCCACCGTCGAGACCAGCACCAGCAGCGTGACCACAATGGCGCCCTTCGATCCAAATGTTGTCTGTGCCAGATCGACCGCGACCGAATCGCTCGCGGCAATCGTTGGAATCGAGAGAACATAGACATAGGCCGCATTGACCAGGACGTAGACGACAGTCACCAACAGAGTGGACATCAGCAGTGCGCGCGGGAGATCGCGTTTCTTGTCCCGTACTTCGCCAGAGAGCGTCGGACCATCGGCCCATCCCTCGAAGGTCCACATCACCGCCGCCATCGCCAACACCCATGTCGTCATGCTCCATCCGCCCGACGGGGCCGCCCAGACGGGAGTCAGGTGGGACCATTGCCCAGCCGTGGCAAAGACGGCGGAACCGCCCAGAACGACCAAGGCGACAACCTTGGCCGCCGTAAACGTGCGCTGGACACGCGTACCGAGGACGACTCCCAGCATGTTCATCCCACACATGAGCACCGCCATCGCGGCCGCGACAACGGACTGCGGAACGGGATGCAGAGGGACGAGACGGTTTAAGTACGCCGCGAAGACCACCGCGACCGCCGCGATCGACGCCGGGTAAGTGATCAGCAGCGCCGACCAGCCATAGATAAAGGCCGGAGCGCGCCCGTAGGTTTCGCGCAGAAAGATATACGCTCCCCCAGTACGGGGAAACATCGCCGCCAGCTCGGCATAGGTGAGCGCACCGCAGAGCGCCAGCAGACCGCCGACCAGCCAGACGGAGATCATCGGCCCGAAGCGATCCAACGACACGGCAATCGACGGCGGTGTGGCAAAGATCCCCGATCCAATAACGATGCCGACCATCAGCGCGGCCGCGTCCCACATGGTCAGCACCCGGCGCAGCGATCCGGGGGACTCGGACCCCGACGGCTCCGTGGCGGGCGGGCTCTTCAGTTGTGTCGGGTCGGGCATACGAAGCTCGGCGGGAAGAACGCCAACCAGAGCGTTTGAATCAATTGCCCTTTGCACCGCTGATTGACATCCGGCAATCGCCGGCGCGACCTTTGGATGCAATGGCTACGGCCACTCCTCGGTTGCCATGAAGACACAGTCCATCAACCCCCACTGCGGCGAATCATTTCCGCACGGACTGCAAGCCGCCGGACGACTCAAACTCGGCGGCGCCAACCGGTCGTACACGACTTCCACGATGGGGAAAGCCCTCGGAGGTGTGACAGCGATCCGGCCGTTTCACGAAGCGCGCAGAATTCTAAAACGAATGACACCGCATGAAGTTTCACACCGAAAGGAGTGCATCATGGCACAACCATTCGTCCATTTTGAAATCGGCGCCCGCGACATGGATAGAGCGTGTGATTTCTACAAAAAGCTCTTCAACTGGGAGATCCAGAAGGCCGAAGGCATGCCCTATGGCATGGTGGCCCCGGGTTGCGAAGGGAGTATCGGCGGCGGCATCGGCCCGTTGCCCGAAGGCATGGCGCCGTATGTCACCGTCTATGTGCAGGGTGACGATCTGCAAAAGTCCCTCGACAGCGCCGAGAAACTCGGCGGCAAGACGTTGATGCCGCCGACGCCAATACCCGGCGTCGGGAGTTGTGCCTGGTTCGCCGATCCCGACGGTGTCGCTATCGGTCTCTATAAGCCGCTGCGGGGCTGAGTCTCTGAATCATCGAACGTCACGGGAGGCCGCTATTGCGGTCTCCCGCTGAAGTTGATTCCCCTGTATTCAAACCGGAAGTCAAAGAAACGTACAGATATCACCCAGGGGTTTGCGGCTGATATCGGGAACCATCGCGCCCTCCTGGGGATGCCCAACGACAAGAATCAGATACGGCCGTTCGTTCTCGGGCCGACGACACAAGCGGTTGAGAAACCGCATCGGGCTGGGCGTGTGCGTGAGAGTGGCCAGCCCGGCGTGGTGCAGCGCGGTGATTAGTATTCCCGTTGCGATGCCGACTGATTCACTGCCGTAGTAGTGTTTCACCTTGCGGCGATCGGGCAGATATCCGTAAACCTGCATGAAGATACAGATC
This genomic stretch from Candidatus Zixiibacteriota bacterium harbors:
- a CDS encoding cation:proton antiporter; this encodes MTLAPLTIALALMAGILAQAVAHHLRIPGIVLLLAAGATLGPDGLGLIDPGSVSGALHALIGYAVAVILFEGGLNLTWSRLRHESGVIQMLITVGGLVTALGAATAAHFALQWDWRTSVLFGTLVIVTGPTVVTPLLRRIKIDRKLHTILEAEGVLIDPIGAIIAVVTLEVMLSQDTGSFVSALWGGAAKLGLGIAIGAMGGLLIALLLRPARLIPQGLENVFTLGAVWAVFHVADAVQSESGIMAATAAGLVVGNIRSRALRELMEFKEGMTLLLIGMLFVLLAADLRIAEMRELGWPGLLTVALLMFVVRPLTIALSTAGSTLNWRERLFLMWLSPRGIVAAAVATFFAESMATHGMPGGEMLQAMVFLVIAVTVTVQGLTGGAVARWLGVRRARRAGYAILGANEVGRLLGRLLHDAGQEVVFLESNADAVRTAQHDGFRVVYGNALEESTLQRASMEDAEACVALTANEEVNLLVVRRVRRDFRVPRSYIVRSGSVTGDMIRESAAHILFGESQDIGLWCVRLRRRITVEQRWTCVRADGRQWPAGTRIPDVPENVILPLVLTRNGRPTPFHEAITVRKGDVLTLLTLSEHAERVGQWLVSQGWASGPSNPATAPTRL
- a CDS encoding amino acid permease; translation: MPDPTQLKSPPATEPSGSESPGSLRRVLTMWDAAALMVGIVIGSGIFATPPSIAVSLDRFGPMISVWLVGGLLALCGALTYAELAAMFPRTGGAYIFLRETYGRAPAFIYGWSALLITYPASIAAVAVVFAAYLNRLVPLHPVPQSVVAAAMAVLMCGMNMLGVVLGTRVQRTFTAAKVVALVVLGGSAVFATAGQWSHLTPVWAAPSGGWSMTTWVLAMAAVMWTFEGWADGPTLSGEVRDKKRDLPRALLMSTLLVTVVYVLVNAAYVYVLSIPTIAASDSVAVDLAQTTFGSKGAIVVTLLVLVSTVGSVNGMTIAGSRVFFAMARDGLFFESVGRVQPRFKTPANSLAILAVTSAAYCLFGTFEQIIRYFVFVAMIWFVLVVLSVFLLRRRRPDAERPYRVPFYPITPAVFLLVAVGLMIQLYLANMRDATIGLVVLAASLPTYFAWRRWHGIRRQGTHSS
- a CDS encoding VOC family protein, coding for MAQPFVHFEIGARDMDRACDFYKKLFNWEIQKAEGMPYGMVAPGCEGSIGGGIGPLPEGMAPYVTVYVQGDDLQKSLDSAEKLGGKTLMPPTPIPGVGSCAWFADPDGVAIGLYKPLRG